Genomic DNA from Pseudomonas fitomaticsae:
TGAATCCACGCAACCACTGCACGATTTCGTCGGCGTCGGCATGCGCCGACAGGGTTTGCATGGGTACCACCTCAGCGTTGATGGGTACGTCCCTGCCATGGATGCGTACGCTGGGAGCGCCCGCGACAATCTGCGCCCCACGGGTGCCACCGGCCTGAAAGCCCGGCATCAACAATGTGTTGAGCGGGTTGGGAGCCAGCGCCTTGAGATGATGGACAACCCGCCCTCCCGTCGCCATGCCGCTGGCAGCAATGATCACCGCCGGCGTGCGCAGTTGATCAAGCTCTCTCGAGTCGTGGACCGTCTGGACAAACTGCGCGACATGGCACATCCCGTCGCAGTCTTGCGCAGACAATTTGTGCTCACTGCGAAATCGCTGATACAGGCCCGTGACGTCAGTGGCCATGGGGCTGTTCAGGTAGACAGGAAGATCCGGAATCGCTTTTGTGCGTTTCAATTGATACAGGTGATACATCAGCAATTGGGCACGTCCGACTGCGAACGATGGCACCAGCGTGATGCCTCGGCGCAACGCAGTACGGTTAATGACCTCGGCCAACTGTTGATGGGGTGATTCTGCTGGATGCTTTCGGTCGCCGTACGTTGACTCCACCAGCAGAAAGTCTGCTTGCTCGATAGTTTCCGGGGCGAGCATCAAGGGATCATCTGGTCGGCCAAGATCCCCTGAAAACACCAGGGACTGTCCGTCGGCAACCACCGTGACCGTCGCCGCACCCAGAATATGCCCGGCGCAGCGCAGTTCGATGGTCATGCCGGGGACAATTTGAGCCTTGTGGTGCAACTCCACCGGCCACAACAGTCTCAACGCTTGTGCCGCGTCTTGTTCGGTGTAAAGCGGCAGCGCCGGATTGTGCTTGGAGAAACCATGCCGATTGGCGAACTCAGCCTCTTCTTCCTGCAATCGACCGCTGTCCAGCAGCAGGATTTTTACCAGTTCACAGGTCGCTGGCGTGGCGTAGACCGGGCCGCGATAACCATTGCGTACCAGTACCGGCAGATAGCCGCTGTGATCAAGATGGGCATGGGTCAGTACAATCGCGTCAAGACCGCCGAGAGGGAGCGGGAACGGGTCGCGGTTGTGCAATCGCAGTTGCTTGTAGCCCTGGAACAGGCCGCAATCGATCAGTACATGTTGATCATGATGTTCCAGCAAATACTTGCTGCCCGTCACCGTGCCCGCAGCACCCAGAAATGCGATTCGCATGGCCGTTTCCTTGAACGCTCGGAGGAGCACTATTGAGCGCTCCTTCTGGCTCGGGAGCCGTTGATTTTTATCAACTGCAGGCCTGACAGCGCTGACTTTCACTCGGAGGGCTGCGGCGGTTTGACGATCATCAGACTGCAGGGAGCCTGGTTCAACACGCTCTCGACGATACTGCCGATGAACCGGTGTTTGCCGTCGGGATACAGCGTGCCCAGAACCACCATGTCAAAAGTGTGCTGCCGGGCAAACAGGCCGATGACCTTTTGCGGGATGCCGGTCAGCAAGTGTCTGCATGAACTCTGGATGCCATAGCGTTCGGCGAGTGCGTCGAACGCTTCTTGCTGAGCGTCCTCAATTGCACCTTTCAGACTGCCATCCAGGCTGCCTGTCGGCACACTTGCGGCCCCATCACCCATGACCGCCCAGCAACCGACATTGAGCAGATGCAGCGTCGCGTCGCAGCCGGCCGCCAGTGTGGAAGCGAGGTCGAGTATCCGGTCGTTCAACCCTTGCGTCAGTTCTTCCAGATGCGACAGATCGACCGCCGCAAGAATTTTCATTGGCCTGGCATGCCCGGCGTGGGCCACCAGGTGCAGGTGTGCCGGACATTCGCGCAGCAAGTGCCAGTCCAGCGGGCGATGAAAGGCGCGGTCGAGTGCCGGGACGTAATGGGTATCCTTGATGACCAGGTCCGGATGAAAGTCATTCACGTACTCAAGCACGTGCGCCAGGTTCGATCTGGCCCAGACCACTTCAGTGGTCACGTTCAAGCCAATGCATCGTTTGAAGCGGGCCTGCTGCTCCAGCCAGTGCCGATGCACTTGCAGATACCCTTCCCGCGCCTGGGCCATTGCCTCGGGTGCAAACAGCCCGGCCGCTGCCAGCGCCGGGACATAATCGAACGCGACGATGCGCAACAGCGCGCCTGTGGCGCAGGCCAGTGCAAAGGCGCGTTCAAACGCCGGGGTCAGAGTCATTTCACCAGGGGCTATCAATAGAATGCGTTTGAGTTTGAGCACCACGTGCCTCTCCCTGAAACGTTTACCTGGAAGATTGCAAACCTGATTTCCTGAAGAGCGACATGGGCAGATGTTTCTCTGCGTGTGACCACAATCAGGAAATACTGCCGTTCAAGTATCTGGCGGCACACGTCTGGATCACTGATTTTTATCAACTGAGTCAGAGATATGTCGCCACACTGATTCATGGCTCGTTTCTGATGCACGTGAATGTCTGACAGCCCGGATCCACTCGTCGTTTGACAACGCTTTTTCCGTGTCAGTGGCGACCCGAGAACTATGCTCAACAGGAAAGTGAGGGTTCTCCCGTGGCAGAAACTCGCTCTTATCACGATCAACAACTCAAAACGGCGTGCTCCAGTTGCAGCGTTCTGGAGTTGTGTCTGCCGCTCGGTTTGACCGGTGGGGAAATCGAGCGCCTGGACACGCTGATCGCGCAGCGACTTAAGGTCAAAAAAGGCGTTGCGCTCTACCGTGTCGGTGATCCTTTACGCTCGCTCTATGCCGTGCGGCTGGGGTCGTTCAAGACCAGCGTGCTGTCGATTGACGGTCGCGAGCAAGTTACCGGGTTCCAGATTGCCGGTGAAATGCTCGGTCTGGACGCCATCAGTTCGGATCTGCACACCTGCGATGCGGTCGCGCTGGAAGACAGCGAAGTCTGTCCCATCCATTTCGGTCATCTGGAAAAACTGAGTCGGGAGCTGCCGTCACTGCAGCACAACCTGAACAAAATCCTCAGCCGGGAAATCGTTCGCGATCACGACATGCTGATGATGCTGGGCAACATGAGTTCGGATGAACGCCTCGCGGCGTTCCT
This window encodes:
- a CDS encoding MBL fold metallo-hydrolase RNA specificity domain-containing protein codes for the protein MRIAFLGAAGTVTGSKYLLEHHDQHVLIDCGLFQGYKQLRLHNRDPFPLPLGGLDAIVLTHAHLDHSGYLPVLVRNGYRGPVYATPATCELVKILLLDSGRLQEEEAEFANRHGFSKHNPALPLYTEQDAAQALRLLWPVELHHKAQIVPGMTIELRCAGHILGAATVTVVADGQSLVFSGDLGRPDDPLMLAPETIEQADFLLVESTYGDRKHPAESPHQQLAEVINRTALRRGITLVPSFAVGRAQLLMYHLYQLKRTKAIPDLPVYLNSPMATDVTGLYQRFRSEHKLSAQDCDGMCHVAQFVQTVHDSRELDQLRTPAVIIAASGMATGGRVVHHLKALAPNPLNTLLMPGFQAGGTRGAQIVAGAPSVRIHGRDVPINAEVVPMQTLSAHADADEIVQWLRGFKRPPKHTFVVHGEPNASDTLRRRISLELGWSVSVPEYRDSVDLARFDFDMDRQR
- the fnr gene encoding fumarate/nitrate reduction transcriptional regulator Fnr: MAETRSYHDQQLKTACSSCSVLELCLPLGLTGGEIERLDTLIAQRLKVKKGVALYRVGDPLRSLYAVRLGSFKTSVLSIDGREQVTGFQIAGEMLGLDAISSDLHTCDAVALEDSEVCPIHFGHLEKLSRELPSLQHNLNKILSREIVRDHDMLMMLGNMSSDERLAAFLLNLSQRLNSRGYSSRCFVLKMRREEIGSYLGLRLETICRAIAHLRDLGLVEITGRDVTIQNMDGLKQLVAGCHRHLR
- a CDS encoding universal stress protein, whose product is MLKLKRILLIAPGEMTLTPAFERAFALACATGALLRIVAFDYVPALAAAGLFAPEAMAQAREGYLQVHRHWLEQQARFKRCIGLNVTTEVVWARSNLAHVLEYVNDFHPDLVIKDTHYVPALDRAFHRPLDWHLLRECPAHLHLVAHAGHARPMKILAAVDLSHLEELTQGLNDRILDLASTLAAGCDATLHLLNVGCWAVMGDGAASVPTGSLDGSLKGAIEDAQQEAFDALAERYGIQSSCRHLLTGIPQKVIGLFARQHTFDMVVLGTLYPDGKHRFIGSIVESVLNQAPCSLMIVKPPQPSE